AAAGCCCATATTCCCTTTAAAATTTTGAAGCTGTTTTTTATTTTTTATCCAAAAAAAGGGAGTGCCGCTAACACTTAAAAAGTGTTTTGCGACACTCCCTCTTTTTGCAAATATGATACTTTAATTGTAGCGATTATAATCCCTGATTATACCTGTACATCATGCCTGGACCTCTGTAGCCAGCACTGTATCCAAGGCCAGGCCCTGCACCGGGGCAGCCGCCGAAGTATCCAGGCGTGCTATAGGTCTTTTGATATTCATATATGCTATCTGCCTGTTCCTGGGTCAGTAGTTCATCCTCCACCAGCTTATCCAGAACATCCTTGTTGTAGCTTTTAAGTTTTTCTGTGAGGTCATCTACAGTTATACCTTTCTCGTCTGCTATCTGATAAATGGTTTTGCCCTTCTGCATCTCATCAGTTAGCTGTTCAGGGGTAAATCCAAGGATTTTTGCTATCCCATTGATTTCCACTGTATAATAGGGATTGGCACCCATCATGCCATATCCAAAACCGTTACCAAAGGGTACAGCATCAGCAGCATATACCACGGCTCCCATCAGCAGCACCACCGCTACGATAGAGATTATTATCCATTTCTTCATTTTAAACTTCTCCCTTCTTTTTTATTTTACAATTTTATTATAAACGCAGGGTTTGATAAACATTTAATGAAAATGTGATGTTTTTGTGAGGATTAATAAAAAGTATTGTTGCATATCTTAATATTTTATAAATCGTTTATTCGCTCCATATCCGTATGATATAATTATAATCGTGTGGGAGAAGTGATCTAACCTCATCAGTATCTTTAACCGTTTCTTTCCCTCTGAAAGAGTCTTTCTTTTATCTTTCTGCCCGTCGGCGTATCGGCCAGGCCACCTCTTGCTGTCTCCCTGAGCTCACAGGGCATTACCCTCCCTACCCTGTACATGGCCTCTACCACCTCATCAAATGGTATCTTAGACTTTATGCCGGCCATAGCCATGTCTGCAGCCACCAGAGCATTAGAGGCTCCAAAGGCATTTCTCTTTATGCATGGCACCTCTACAAGACCAGCCACAGGATCGCATACAAGCCCCATCACAGCCTTTAATGCAAAAGCCGCAGCATTGAGAGACATCTCAGGATTCCCACCTGCCAGTTCTGTCACCGCTGCAGCCGCCATGGCTGCAGCAGAGCCGCATTCGGCCTGACAACCTCCTTCAGCACCAGAGAGTGTGGCATTATATGCTATGGTCATCCCAACCCCCGAGGCTGTGAATAGCGCCCTTATTATGTCGTCATCGGTGCTTCCCAACATCTCTGCAGAGCTTAAAAGAGCCCCTGGTATTATACCGCAGGAACCGGCTGTGGGCGCAGCCACAATTTTCCCCATGGAGGCATTTACCTCCGAGACGGCCATTGCCCTGGCCACAGACATAGCCATGCCTGGCCCGGACAGGCCAGGCCTATCCTTTACGTACTCATACAGACGTCTTGCATCACCACCGGTGAGACCGCTTACCGACCTTATATCCTTTGTAAGGCCATCCTTAGCCGCTTCCTTCATGACATCAAGATTTTCCTTCATCTTCAGTATAACCTCTTCCCTGCTCTTTTCCGACATCTCCATCTCATGGAGTATGGTAATTTCTCCAATTGATGCCCCGTATATGTTGCATAAATTTAATAGCTCATTGCCTGTCCTAAACTCATACATGTTATCACTCCTATACAGGTTCTATCATCATTACACGGCTTATCTCATTTATCGTTTTAATCTCCTCAATGGCCTGGCCAGGCAGGACTGAATCCATCTCTATGATCATGGCAGCCTCCCTGCCCTTCTGCTGTCTGAACACTTTCATAAAAGCTATGTTTATATCATAGGCCCTTATTATTTCTGTTACCTTTGCTATAACCCCCGGCCTGTCAATGTGAGATGTGATGAGCGTTGGATAATCGCCAGTAAACTCCAGGTTGAAGTCATCAATTGCGGTTATAACTATGCTGCCTCCACCAATTGATGAACCGGTTATGCACATCCTGCCGTTTTCTCCATCCAACTCTATCATTACCGTGTTTGGGTGGGCATCCCTCAGCTCTGCGGGTATAAATTCAAAGGTAATGCCTGCCTCTTTTGCCATCTCCATGGAATCACGCAATCTATCATCTGATGGGTCCATACCAAGTATACCGGCCAACAGCGCCCTGTCTGTACCGTGTCCCCTGTATGTCTCTGCAAATGACCCATGAAGATAAAACCTCGCCGAATCTATTCGGCCGCCATAAATTCTCCTTGCTATGCTGCCTATCCTTGCAGCCCCTGCAGTATGAGAACTGGACGGACCTATCATTATCGGACCCAATATATCAAATGAAGAATATTGTTTCATAGGAACACCTCATCGAAAAATTATTTCCCGGGAAATACTTAAAAATATTAGAAATCCCTCTCCAATTTTTATTGTAGAACACTATATAGATCCCATCCACCCAACTTAGATTCCGCGCTTTCTGGCCCTGTCTATAGCCTGTATCTCCTCTGCCGACAGCGGATATCTGGAGGTACCATTTTCTATGGGCTTGGCATAAGTCACCGTGTCGTCCCTGCCGAATATTCCGGTTATGACAAACCCATTGTCGTTCAAGTCCAGTAGAGCTATAGAAAAACTCTGGTCTGAACCCATCTCTGAAAAAGCATTGTACCTTACTATACCAACCTTCTGTAGGGCAAGCTCTGTACGTTTTTCTATCTGTTTCATGCGTTCCTCAAACTCTGTAATCTTTTC
Above is a genomic segment from Calorimonas adulescens containing:
- the sdaAB gene encoding L-serine ammonia-lyase, iron-sulfur-dependent subunit beta, yielding MKQYSSFDILGPIMIGPSSSHTAGAARIGSIARRIYGGRIDSARFYLHGSFAETYRGHGTDRALLAGILGMDPSDDRLRDSMEMAKEAGITFEFIPAELRDAHPNTVMIELDGENGRMCITGSSIGGGSIVITAIDDFNLEFTGDYPTLITSHIDRPGVIAKVTEIIRAYDINIAFMKVFRQQKGREAAMIIEMDSVLPGQAIEEIKTINEISRVMMIEPV
- the sdaAA gene encoding L-serine ammonia-lyase, iron-sulfur-dependent, subunit alpha — its product is MYEFRTGNELLNLCNIYGASIGEITILHEMEMSEKSREEVILKMKENLDVMKEAAKDGLTKDIRSVSGLTGGDARRLYEYVKDRPGLSGPGMAMSVARAMAVSEVNASMGKIVAAPTAGSCGIIPGALLSSAEMLGSTDDDIIRALFTASGVGMTIAYNATLSGAEGGCQAECGSAAAMAAAAVTELAGGNPEMSLNAAAFALKAVMGLVCDPVAGLVEVPCIKRNAFGASNALVAADMAMAGIKSKIPFDEVVEAMYRVGRVMPCELRETARGGLADTPTGRKIKERLFQRERNG
- a CDS encoding DUF4446 family protein, with the protein product MSDLLQMIKSNDVYVISVMALLLLIELIWILALNARFSSFLKGYRRVINGRTGEDLEDILSSYLGKVEGNVEKITEFEERMKQIEKRTELALQKVGIVRYNAFSEMGSDQSFSIALLDLNDNGFVITGIFGRDDTVTYAKPIENGTSRYPLSAEEIQAIDRARKRGI